A stretch of DNA from Spirosoma endbachense:
GACGCTGTTTCAGAATAACTGGACGATGCGCAGAACGACCAAATTAGCCGCTTCTATTGCTCACATTAATGGAAAGGGTGGCGAAAAACCACAGGTTGTAGGGGCAGAAGCATTCACCGGAGAGCCAGAGTCGTCGCGGTGGCAGGAATATCCCTTTGCCATGAAGGCTACGGGTGATAAAATGTTCACGCAGGGGTTGAACCGAATCATTTTTCACCGCTATGCACATCAACCTCATCCAACGGCATTGCCGGGCATGACAATGGGGCCGTGGGGCATTCATTTCGATCGAACAACAACCTGGTGGTCGGTCGGAAAAGGTTGGGTGAATTACCTGTCCCGTTGTCAATACCTGCTTCAGCAAGGATTATTCGTAGCTGATCTGGCTTATTTTACGGGCGAGTCGGGCGGGCTCTATACCAAAGTGAGTCCGGATGAACTTAGCCCTGCTCCTCCGCAAGGCCATGATTATGACCTGATTAATGCCGAGGTTATTCTCCGGCGGGTAAAAATTGAGAATCAGCGGATTGTGTTGCCCGATGAGATGAGCTATCGGGTTTTGGTGCTTCAGGATTATAAAACAATCACGCTCGAACTGCTTCGAAAACTTCGCGAACTGGTTCATCAGGGGATGTGTCTGGTCGGAGCAAAACCCGAACGAACACCGGGACTGAGGGATTACTCGGCTGGTGAGCCAGAGTTCAAACAGATTGTGGGTGAGTTGTGGGGCAACATAAATGGTACTACGCTGACTGAAAACCGGGTAGGAAAAGGCAGCGTTTACTGGGGTATTGCGTTACCCACCGTACTCGAAAAGCTAAGCGTAAAGCCGGATTTTGAGGTTTCGTCCCGGTCGGGAGATGCGCCGATTACCTACATACACCGGCGGATAGGTCAAACTGATCTCTATTTTCTGGCGAATCAGCGTCGAACGACTGAAGAACTTGTCTGCACCTTTCGCGTAAATGGCCGCCAGCCGGAGTTATGGGATGCCAATACGGGTACCATTACGCCAGTAGGGATTTACGAAGAACCTGATGGGCGGATGCGCGTTCCTGTACAGCTTGACCCATCAGGTTCGGTATTTGTTGTTTTTCGGGAGCCTGTTGCGGGCAAACAACTGCAAGTGGTGTTGAAAGACGCAAAACAACTAGTAACTACAAAGCCATTCCCGGCTGTTACCCGAACGCTCTACAAAGAGGTAACCGACAATTTTTCCATCGCTTTCTGGGCGAAACCGGAGTCGAATGTCATGCTTAGTACCCGGAACTTCATGGACAATATAGCTGATCCGTGGACAGACTATTATACGATTTATCCACCATCGGGGAAAGATTTATACGGAGAAGGGCACGAAACCTGCGGCTTAACCGTGGGGCGAAATGGTGTAGCTGTATGGCATCATGGAGCCGGTAAGCCTGTCTTTATACTGGCTGCGCCAACCGCTATTTCGGGCTGGAGCCATATTGCGCTTGTTTATCAGGCTGGAGCACCATCGGTCTATGTGAATGGAAAACTCATCCAGCGGGGAGAGAGCAATGGAAAGCCAATCCATCCGGGTATTGGAAAAGCCTATCTGAACGAGGGGGCTTCATACTACAATGGTGATATGAGCACACCACAGGTAGTACGGGAGGTGCTTAATGAGACCCAAATCCAGAAGCTGGCGGCTGAATTACCAAACGTTGAGCAACCAATGCCGGTAGTAGCCATAGCAGGTGCGAAGAAAGCGAGCCTTCTGGTCTGGCAGGATGGTCGTTATACGCTTCGCGATAATGCGGGCCGGGATACAGCATTTCAGGTTTCTGGCCTGGGAAAAGCAATCGAGTTGACTGGACCCTGGCAACTCCGTTTTCCACCTGATTTGGGTGCACCGGCAACCATCACCTTACCCCGTCTGGTATCATTGCATACCCACACAGACGAAGGCGTAAAGCATTTTTCGGGTACGGTGACCTATAGCCAGACTGTTTCGTTTCCAGCCAGTAAATTGGGGAATACTAAACGGGTGTGGCTTGATTTAGGGCGGGTAGAAGTGATTGCGGAGGTGCGCGTAAATGGAAAAGAACTGGGTATTCTCTGGAAACGGCCTTATCAGGTTGACGTTACTGAAGCCATAAAAGCTGGAGCGAATTCAATTGAAATCCGGGTAACGAACCTATGGCCGAATCGCCTGATTGGCGACGAATACCGCCCGGAAGAAGCGAAATATACGCCTGGCGGGGGAGCCAGTGGATTTGCCAGCCTGAGCAATGGAGCTATTGAGCAATTACCCGACTGGTATCAACAGGGTAAGCCTAAACCTGCCGGTGGCCGCATTACATTTACCACCTGGAAGCACTATACCAAAGACTCGCCACTGCTCGAGTCCGGCCTAATTGGGCCCGTAACGTTACGCGTGGCTGAACTGAAATCGCTGGATACGCTTTTAGCTGCGAAGAAGTAATGATGTTTTAGCCAAAAACAAAGGCCATATCTCCTGGATATGGCCTTGTTTTGAAGGGGGTACCGTTTGCAAAACAGCTAAACGGCGCCCATAATTTTCATATTGATCGGGTCCCAGCTAATGGCCTTCTTCTGGGCGAAACTCATGTTTCCGCACTGGGTTGGGCCGCAGGCACGAAGGCCAAAGGTAGCATCTTCGACGTTCGGAGCACCCGTCCGGATGGAGTTGAAGAAATTGGAAAAGTGCTCGTACCGATCGCCCTTATAATCTTTAGGGAAAGTGTATTTAAGCTCTTTCGGGCCTTCCAGTTCCGGATGGGGTGGATACAACTTGGCGTATTCCTGAATATAGAGTTCCTTCTGGTCTTTCGGGAAGTTGTCGATCGACATACCCGGTGCCTTTGGAAATTTATTCCGATGAACGGTCAGGCTATCGAAACCGAGCGACAAATCGCCTTCTGTGCCCACAATCCGAACCAGATAATTACCACCACCGCCATCGACGAAGTTAGAGCGGGTTGTCAGGTTAAACTCAGGATGTTCGGCCGTTTTTGGATAATCGTAGATGCTCAACTGAATATCGGGTACATCCCGCCCATCTTTCCAGTAGCGGGTACCCCCGCTCGAATATACCCGATTTGGCCCTTTTGACCCCGTAATGCAGTGTAGAGACGTTAGCAGGTGAACATACAGATCCCCGGCAATTCCGGTGCCATAGTCCTGATAGTTACGCCACCGGAAAAAGCGGAGTGGGTCCCAGGCACGCTTGGGTGCACTACCCAGATAGGTGTCCCAATCAACGGTTTGTGGTGAAGCATCCGGCGGAACCGAGTACTGCCAGGCACCCATCGCACTGTGGCGGTCATAAATAGCTTCTGCGAAGACCAGTTCGCCAATATCACCCGCCTTCATCAATTCACGAGCTTTGGCAATCAGCAATGAACTGGCAAACTGGCTACCAACCTGGAAGACCTTGCCGGTTTCTTTAGCGACTTTAATCAGCGTATGGCCGTCCTCAAACTTTTGCACCATCGGCTTTTCGCAATAAACGTGCTTGCCTTTGCGCATGGCATCGGTAGAGATTTTTTCGTGCCAGTGATCGGTAGTACCATTGATGATGGCATCAACGTCTTTACGCTCTAAAATCTCCCGGTAGTCTTTGGTAACCGGAAGCTGATCGCCCCAAAGTTCTTTGGCACGACGAAGACGCCCGTCATACAGATCACAAGCTGCTACCATTTCGATACCATCGACCATCAGGGCCGTTTGAGTATCGCCAATACCCATGCCACCCGTACCGATGAGGGCAATCCGAACTTTGTCATTAGCCGCAGTACTGGAATGGCTTTTTACCAGATTCAGATACTGGGGAGCAGCTATTGCTTTGGTTTCTGCCAATGCAGCTGGTGCCGTGGCTGCGGCCGTACCGGCAATGCCGAGGGTCTTCAGAAAAGATCGGCGGGAGTTTTTCCCATTGTTTTCTGATGAAACCGCCCGTTTGTCGTTCTTCATAATAAAAATAGATTGAGGATTTGAAAAGTCGCGTATTCGCTGTTACAGGGCTGTTTAAGGTTTCAGCCGCTTATAACTTGGTTTCCGGCGAATCTCCTGTAAAAATAACCGAAGTCTTTATTTAATTTTTAAAAAATTTAATAATTAAAAAGTCCGCTGAAACCACTTATTCACATTGCAATCCCCTCATCACTTTAGTAATCTTGTCCTTATTCCTAAATCACTGTCAGTAAGATGAAAGCATTCGTGTTAACTTGTTTAATAACGGCCAGTGTTGGCCAGATTCTTGCACAAACTACGCCTTACCCGACCATTGGTCAGGTCGTGCGACTTGATCCCCGAATCGATAAACTGATTCCGAAAGATGCCCAGATAGAAGTACTGGCCAGTGGCTTCGTATGGACCGAAGGGCCAATCTGGGTCAAAAACCATGACGCCGTTGCCGGAAATTTTTTACTCTTCTCCGACGTGCCGCAAAATACCATTTTCAAGTGGACCGAAAAAGAGGGTGTTACTCCCTTTCTGAAACCTTCGGGCTATACAGGTACGGGTGTGTACGGCGATGAGCCCGGCTCTAATGGACTGACCATTGACCGTAAAGGGCAGCTTATTGCCTGTGAGCATGGCGACCGGCGCGTAACGGCCATGCCTTTAGATGGGATTGGTGGGAAACGCACACTGGCCGATAATTACAACGGAAAGCGGTTCAACAGCCCAAACGATGTGATAGCGCACTCCAACGGCAGCTATTATTTTACTGACCCTCCTTATGGGATGCCCAAAAAAGAAAAAGACCCCACTCGGGAAACCGAAGGCTTCGGTGTTTACCGGATTGCTCAGAATGGAACCGTTTCTATGGTTGTCGGCGATCTGACCCGCCCGAATGGCATTGCTTTGTCGCCAGATGAAAAAACGTTGTATGTGGCTCAGTCAGATCCATCCCGACCCGTCATTATGGCTTATGCCGTGCAGCCAGACGGATCGGTGAGCAAAGGC
This window harbors:
- a CDS encoding glycosyl hydrolase, translating into MKRRTFLKNSSAAGLVALITPTGIIRRSSQVPDAGSLATNFLTPPASARPQTWWHWMNGNVTADGITRDLEAMQQIGLGGFQNFDAGTGIPKGPVQYLSPEWLKLKEHTIKEAERLGLEFTMHNCPGWSSSGGPWITPELAMQQITWSEAYVDGGKTVTLTLPKPLTRLGYYRDVQVLAFPSLPGEVSLPKLIRQITTGNGIVDSKLLTGESPEGATIRPAEGAKSAYLQLEFNERFEARSIAFVSKSVPGASESGGQGGFGGGPVFTLEASDDGSQFRKVATGTLSRSADDDFTMKEFTATKARFFRLTTATARNLSQLRFSGTPRLTDWMKKVNTVFNGEEVAPASASLDNVAIKPESIVNITQYMDKEGALNWNAPAGQWTILRIGFTPLGALNRSAPDTGVGLECDKYSKTAITFHFNKMMANLLPTLGSLAQKGKVGLLIDSYEIGMQNWTPEFPQEFGKRAGYDLVNYLPTLTGRPVGNVDTTERFLWDFRRIQADLMADNYYGQFTELCHQHNLIAYTEPYDRGPMEEMQIGARVDVNMGEFWNGLSTLFQNNWTMRRTTKLAASIAHINGKGGEKPQVVGAEAFTGEPESSRWQEYPFAMKATGDKMFTQGLNRIIFHRYAHQPHPTALPGMTMGPWGIHFDRTTTWWSVGKGWVNYLSRCQYLLQQGLFVADLAYFTGESGGLYTKVSPDELSPAPPQGHDYDLINAEVILRRVKIENQRIVLPDEMSYRVLVLQDYKTITLELLRKLRELVHQGMCLVGAKPERTPGLRDYSAGEPEFKQIVGELWGNINGTTLTENRVGKGSVYWGIALPTVLEKLSVKPDFEVSSRSGDAPITYIHRRIGQTDLYFLANQRRTTEELVCTFRVNGRQPELWDANTGTITPVGIYEEPDGRMRVPVQLDPSGSVFVVFREPVAGKQLQVVLKDAKQLVTTKPFPAVTRTLYKEVTDNFSIAFWAKPESNVMLSTRNFMDNIADPWTDYYTIYPPSGKDLYGEGHETCGLTVGRNGVAVWHHGAGKPVFILAAPTAISGWSHIALVYQAGAPSVYVNGKLIQRGESNGKPIHPGIGKAYLNEGASYYNGDMSTPQVVREVLNETQIQKLAAELPNVEQPMPVVAIAGAKKASLLVWQDGRYTLRDNAGRDTAFQVSGLGKAIELTGPWQLRFPPDLGAPATITLPRLVSLHTHTDEGVKHFSGTVTYSQTVSFPASKLGNTKRVWLDLGRVEVIAEVRVNGKELGILWKRPYQVDVTEAIKAGANSIEIRVTNLWPNRLIGDEYRPEEAKYTPGGGASGFASLSNGAIEQLPDWYQQGKPKPAGGRITFTTWKHYTKDSPLLESGLIGPVTLRVAELKSLDTLLAAKK
- a CDS encoding Gfo/Idh/MocA family protein, encoding MKNDKRAVSSENNGKNSRRSFLKTLGIAGTAAATAPAALAETKAIAAPQYLNLVKSHSSTAANDKVRIALIGTGGMGIGDTQTALMVDGIEMVAACDLYDGRLRRAKELWGDQLPVTKDYREILERKDVDAIINGTTDHWHEKISTDAMRKGKHVYCEKPMVQKFEDGHTLIKVAKETGKVFQVGSQFASSLLIAKARELMKAGDIGELVFAEAIYDRHSAMGAWQYSVPPDASPQTVDWDTYLGSAPKRAWDPLRFFRWRNYQDYGTGIAGDLYVHLLTSLHCITGSKGPNRVYSSGGTRYWKDGRDVPDIQLSIYDYPKTAEHPEFNLTTRSNFVDGGGGNYLVRIVGTEGDLSLGFDSLTVHRNKFPKAPGMSIDNFPKDQKELYIQEYAKLYPPHPELEGPKELKYTFPKDYKGDRYEHFSNFFNSIRTGAPNVEDATFGLRACGPTQCGNMSFAQKKAISWDPINMKIMGAV
- a CDS encoding SMP-30/gluconolactonase/LRE family protein, encoding MKAFVLTCLITASVGQILAQTTPYPTIGQVVRLDPRIDKLIPKDAQIEVLASGFVWTEGPIWVKNHDAVAGNFLLFSDVPQNTIFKWTEKEGVTPFLKPSGYTGTGVYGDEPGSNGLTIDRKGQLIACEHGDRRVTAMPLDGIGGKRTLADNYNGKRFNSPNDVIAHSNGSYYFTDPPYGMPKKEKDPTRETEGFGVYRIAQNGTVSMVVGDLTRPNGIALSPDEKTLYVAQSDPSRPVIMAYAVQPDGSVSKGRVVFGADGLKKQNLEGGFDGMKVDREGNLWATGPGGVLVISPAGDFLGHIKIGGATANCAWGDDGSMLYITADMYLCRIKTTAKGW